A genomic window from Cloacibacillus evryensis DSM 19522 includes:
- a CDS encoding LysR family transcriptional regulator, protein MDLKYLATIKAILETGSFQKAATRLNYTQSTITFQVRQLEAELRVQLFERVGRRMVLTQAGQEILPYIDSVVESVDRLCNFGREKSDIRGVLRVAMPETILIYKSQPILKAFREQAPQVKLLIRSQNCYLTRNQILNGDIDAAIHYDVGGYNPTIVAKKLTDFGQALVASPALAVEERDFVTRDQRKALSLISNDKNCISQEVFDRYLKERHIYVENVIELWSIEAIKRSVISNLGVAFLPCFAAEEELRDGRLIELPTALKEKNISAICAHHKNKWMSPAIKLFLDLVDENIFTP, encoded by the coding sequence ATGGATCTAAAATATCTGGCTACGATCAAGGCTATTCTGGAAACGGGCAGTTTTCAAAAGGCAGCTACAAGATTAAATTATACTCAATCGACCATCACCTTTCAGGTACGGCAGCTTGAGGCCGAATTGCGCGTGCAGCTCTTTGAACGGGTCGGGCGGCGTATGGTGCTGACTCAGGCGGGACAGGAGATCCTGCCCTATATCGACTCGGTCGTCGAATCCGTGGACCGGCTCTGCAACTTTGGCAGAGAAAAGAGCGACATCCGCGGTGTACTGAGGGTGGCGATGCCGGAGACCATTCTCATATACAAGAGCCAACCGATCCTTAAAGCTTTCCGGGAGCAGGCCCCGCAGGTAAAGCTGCTCATTCGTTCGCAAAACTGTTACCTGACGCGAAACCAGATATTGAACGGGGATATAGACGCCGCCATCCACTATGACGTCGGCGGGTACAACCCGACCATCGTCGCCAAAAAGCTTACGGATTTCGGGCAGGCGCTGGTGGCCTCGCCGGCTCTGGCCGTCGAGGAACGCGATTTTGTGACTCGCGATCAGAGAAAGGCGCTCTCGCTGATCAGCAATGATAAGAACTGCATCTCGCAGGAGGTTTTCGACCGCTATCTGAAGGAACGTCATATATACGTCGAGAACGTCATCGAGCTGTGGAGCATCGAGGCGATCAAACGCAGCGTTATCAGCAATCTAGGCGTCGCTTTCCTGCCATGCTTCGCCGCAGAGGAAGAGCTGCGGGATGGCAGGCTGATAGAGCTGCCGACGGCCCTGAAGGAAAAAAACATCTCCGCTATCTGCGCCCATCATAAAAATAAGTGGATGAGTCCCGCGATCAAACTTTTTTTGGATCTCGTCGACGAGAACATTTTCACCCCTTAA
- a CDS encoding YbaK/EbsC family protein, translating into MAYISEILTAAPESFKSPLQEKAYETLELLHIPFQRVETGEIVTMDDCIQVNEKLDMKMVKTLFLCNRQKTGFYLFVTRGDKAFKSRDFDKALDVARVSFAPVGLMEEMLGTKVGAATVFSALADREYKVRVVIDEEVAREEWYGCSDGTTTGYMKVKTSLITHDLLNYARHIPAIIKI; encoded by the coding sequence ATGGCTTATATAAGCGAAATATTGACGGCGGCGCCGGAAAGTTTCAAGTCGCCGCTGCAGGAGAAGGCCTACGAGACGCTGGAACTGCTGCATATTCCTTTTCAGCGCGTCGAGACGGGCGAGATCGTCACAATGGATGACTGTATCCAGGTCAACGAAAAGCTCGATATGAAGATGGTAAAGACGCTCTTTCTCTGCAACCGTCAGAAGACGGGATTTTATCTCTTCGTCACGCGCGGCGACAAAGCCTTTAAGTCGCGTGATTTCGACAAGGCGCTCGACGTAGCTCGCGTCTCATTCGCGCCGGTCGGGCTGATGGAGGAGATGCTGGGGACGAAGGTCGGCGCTGCCACGGTCTTCAGCGCCCTCGCCGACCGTGAATATAAAGTGCGCGTCGTTATCGACGAAGAGGTCGCGCGCGAGGAATGGTACGGCTGCAGCGACGGCACCACCACCGGTTACATGAAGGTCAAGACGTCGTTGATAACGCACGATCTTTTAAATTACGCGCGGCATATCCCGGCCATAATAAAAATCTAG
- a CDS encoding ornithine cyclodeaminase family protein has protein sequence MSASYTSAALCAVSEAYLLFDKGTCYVPERAFYAYGGKKMLYMPCFSPEALMTKILSYFPENYKDGKPLLDGVILWNDAKSGEILSIMDAKKITSLRTAAAGGLGVRYLSSPDSKTLGIVGMGAQGLHLALFASTVRNIENIYLFDNYQKDASAFSAKLDEMLGRHVECVMCADPADLLKESDIVITATTSATPVLPDDAALYAGKCLIGVGSFSPSMREFPAAIWSKTDTAYVDLEYALKESGDLSQPFDEGLLKAGGVKKVSTLIGGPVRPPAKGKCNFFKTVGMSLVDMTTAAVVYKNALAKGIGQKIEG, from the coding sequence TTGAGCGCGTCGTATACGAGCGCCGCTCTGTGCGCGGTGAGCGAAGCCTATCTCCTCTTTGACAAGGGGACCTGTTATGTGCCGGAGCGCGCCTTTTATGCCTACGGCGGCAAAAAAATGCTCTACATGCCCTGTTTCTCGCCCGAGGCGCTGATGACGAAGATATTGTCCTATTTCCCGGAAAACTATAAGGACGGCAAGCCGCTGCTCGACGGCGTCATTCTCTGGAACGACGCGAAGAGCGGCGAAATTTTGTCGATCATGGACGCGAAGAAGATCACCTCGCTGCGCACGGCGGCGGCGGGCGGGCTTGGCGTAAGATACCTTTCCAGCCCGGATAGCAAAACCCTCGGCATCGTGGGGATGGGCGCGCAGGGCTTGCATCTGGCGCTTTTCGCCTCGACGGTGCGTAATATAGAAAATATCTATCTTTTCGACAATTATCAGAAAGACGCCTCCGCCTTCTCGGCGAAGCTAGACGAAATGCTGGGGCGGCATGTGGAATGCGTGATGTGCGCCGACCCGGCGGATCTGCTGAAGGAAAGCGACATCGTCATCACCGCCACCACATCCGCCACGCCGGTGCTGCCGGACGACGCGGCGCTCTACGCGGGCAAATGCCTGATCGGCGTAGGCTCCTTCTCCCCCTCGATGCGCGAATTTCCCGCCGCCATATGGAGCAAGACAGATACTGCCTACGTCGATCTCGAATACGCGCTCAAAGAGAGCGGAGACCTGAGCCAGCCCTTTGACGAAGGACTGCTCAAGGCCGGGGGCGTGAAGAAGGTCAGCACGCTCATCGGCGGCCCCGTCCGGCCTCCGGCAAAGGGCAAGTGCAATTTCTTCAAGACGGTAGGCATGTCGCTGGTCGATATGACCACCGCCGCCGTGGTCTATAAAAACGCTTTGGCAAAAGGAATCGGACAAAAGATAGAGGGTTGA
- a CDS encoding DctP family TRAP transporter solute-binding subunit, protein MKKILAAVMFMVIMAAGAASAAPEYKIKVAYISSESHPTAQAMTGFAKDVDSASKGRIKVELYPNGQLGSDRELCEGVQMGTIQMVVSSTSALAGFDKRIQVLDLPYLFTTRKAAFDAVDGELGKKLNSYLEKKGFLVLGYQENGFRHVTNSKRPIKTPADLKGLKIRTMENPMHIAFFKELGANPTPMSWGELYTALQQGTVDAQENPYAMIDDGKFYEVQKYVSETGHLFSYEIIIANKKFMEKLPADLRKIVDDAAHRAVMAQRARMEKEEAVFKAKVTKTGLKANTLTPEQKKPFVDATKKVYSQFEKDLGKEIMDIAKKVQK, encoded by the coding sequence ATGAAGAAAATTTTAGCGGCAGTTATGTTTATGGTCATTATGGCGGCGGGCGCGGCATCCGCGGCTCCCGAGTACAAGATCAAGGTCGCCTATATCTCATCCGAAAGCCACCCGACGGCGCAGGCGATGACGGGCTTCGCCAAAGATGTCGACAGCGCCTCCAAAGGCAGGATCAAGGTGGAGCTCTATCCGAACGGGCAGCTCGGCAGCGACCGCGAACTATGCGAGGGCGTGCAGATGGGCACGATCCAGATGGTCGTCTCTTCGACTTCGGCCCTCGCCGGGTTTGACAAGAGGATACAGGTCCTCGACCTGCCCTATCTTTTCACGACGAGAAAGGCGGCCTTTGACGCCGTTGACGGCGAGCTTGGAAAGAAGCTTAACTCATACCTTGAAAAGAAGGGATTCCTGGTCCTCGGCTATCAGGAGAACGGCTTCCGTCACGTAACGAACAGCAAGCGCCCCATCAAGACCCCGGCCGACCTCAAGGGACTCAAGATCCGCACGATGGAGAACCCGATGCACATCGCCTTCTTCAAAGAACTTGGCGCGAACCCCACTCCGATGAGCTGGGGGGAACTTTACACGGCGCTGCAGCAGGGAACGGTAGACGCGCAGGAGAACCCCTACGCGATGATCGACGACGGCAAGTTCTACGAGGTGCAGAAATACGTCTCCGAGACGGGACACCTCTTTTCATATGAAATAATCATCGCAAACAAAAAGTTCATGGAAAAGCTTCCCGCCGATCTCCGCAAAATAGTCGACGACGCCGCCCACAGGGCCGTCATGGCCCAGCGCGCCCGTATGGAGAAGGAAGAGGCCGTATTCAAGGCCAAGGTCACCAAGACCGGACTAAAAGCGAACACGCTGACGCCGGAGCAGAAGAAGCCTTTCGTCGATGCGACGAAGAAGGTCTACTCGCAGTTCGAGAAGGACCTCGGCAAAGAGATCATGGATATCGCAAAGAAGGTCCAGAAGTAA
- a CDS encoding Na+/H+ antiporter family protein, whose protein sequence is MMLLNPAIVSVISLCVLCLLKVNVIMAMLAAIFIGGFAGGMGIGTVLSSVYAGLGSNGETCLAYLLMGIFAACMSQTGIADILSRKVAASVGDKKYILIIVLTLVAVSSQNLVLVHIAYIPILIPPLLWLMNRLKIDRRAVACCTAFGLKAPYIAIPVGSGLVFMGIIRDNMTDNGMPVTIDQITSVNWILGLAMLIGLLIAIFFSYRKPREYQDISFMEETEADLKMHYRHWWTLVSIAVLVFLQLKYQSLPLAEFGALLVIFVSGAVKLKDMDKQVAEGIRLMGFTAFVILIAGGYAQVLKDTGAVESLVRGAVSIMGGSRMVAAIVILFIGLFVTMGIGTSFGTIPIIAVIFVPLCQQIGFSPLATIVLISAAAALGDAGSPASDTTLGPTCGLNADGQHDHIWDTCVPTFLHFNIPLMIAAAVASQFL, encoded by the coding sequence ATGATGCTGCTGAATCCGGCAATTGTTTCGGTAATTTCCCTTTGCGTGCTCTGCCTGCTTAAGGTGAACGTGATCATGGCGATGCTGGCCGCGATCTTTATCGGCGGCTTTGCCGGCGGAATGGGGATCGGCACGGTCCTTTCCTCCGTCTACGCGGGGCTTGGCAGCAACGGCGAGACATGCCTGGCCTATCTGCTGATGGGGATATTCGCCGCCTGCATGAGCCAGACCGGCATCGCCGACATTCTCTCACGCAAGGTGGCCGCCTCCGTCGGGGACAAAAAATATATCCTGATCATTGTCCTCACGCTGGTCGCGGTCTCCTCCCAGAATCTCGTACTGGTACACATCGCCTATATCCCGATCCTCATACCGCCGCTCTTGTGGCTCATGAACAGGCTGAAGATCGACCGCCGCGCGGTGGCCTGCTGCACCGCCTTCGGGCTCAAAGCTCCCTATATCGCCATCCCCGTCGGCTCGGGCTTGGTATTTATGGGGATCATCAGAGACAACATGACGGACAACGGAATGCCCGTTACCATCGACCAGATCACCTCCGTCAACTGGATACTCGGATTGGCGATGCTCATCGGCCTGCTGATCGCCATATTCTTCAGCTATCGTAAACCGAGGGAATATCAGGATATAAGCTTTATGGAGGAAACGGAAGCCGATCTGAAGATGCACTACCGACATTGGTGGACGCTGGTGTCCATAGCAGTTCTCGTCTTCCTGCAGCTCAAATACCAGTCCCTGCCGCTTGCCGAGTTTGGCGCGCTGTTGGTGATCTTCGTCTCCGGCGCGGTCAAGCTGAAAGACATGGACAAGCAGGTAGCGGAAGGCATCCGGCTCATGGGCTTCACCGCCTTTGTGATACTGATCGCCGGCGGCTACGCGCAGGTGCTGAAGGATACGGGAGCGGTGGAATCCCTGGTCAGAGGCGCGGTCTCGATCATGGGCGGCAGCAGGATGGTAGCGGCCATTGTGATCCTCTTCATCGGGCTTTTCGTTACGATGGGCATCGGCACCTCCTTTGGAACGATACCGATAATCGCTGTCATCTTCGTCCCTCTCTGCCAGCAGATCGGTTTCTCTCCTCTGGCGACGATCGTACTGATCTCCGCCGCCGCGGCTCTGGGCGACGCCGGCTCTCCCGCCTCCGATACGACGCTCGGCCCCACCTGCGGGCTGAACGCCGACGGTCAGCACGACCATATATGGGACACCTGCGTGCCGACCTTTCTTCACTTCAACATCCCGCTGATGATCGCCGCCGCGGTCGCCTCGCAGTTTCTGTAG
- a CDS encoding ATP-binding protein translates to MVSLVQTVSKFAVPEPLKPYVEIFYTREELTIIKALDGAALSGEELAARIDAEFGGMKDFYHFLKIAYRRDAVSKVDTEEGVKYVASPMTSRVNNCATFERETWERIPAKDREAIVGYHYSNFLHGKSMLTLEQLRKNGNRVMPLDEIVEYLKSYSADVITVLPCDCRSKFGSCGHSRNVCISISTALNTPYDRGLGTPVSTDEAVEILKKAEKEGLVHSAEAGAICNCCACCCYPTRASLDLGLKGKWPVVSYVVEMDEEKCVNCGLCVKRCHFGVFARDAGKITMDADKCWGCGLCVSTCPKKALSLRKLAAEEEN, encoded by the coding sequence ATGGTATCACTAGTGCAGACCGTTTCTAAATTTGCAGTCCCCGAACCATTGAAGCCTTATGTCGAGATATTTTATACGCGGGAGGAGCTGACGATCATCAAGGCGCTGGACGGCGCCGCGCTGAGCGGGGAAGAGCTCGCGGCCCGAATTGACGCCGAGTTTGGCGGCATGAAGGATTTTTACCATTTCCTGAAGATAGCCTACCGCCGCGACGCCGTTTCAAAGGTCGATACGGAGGAGGGTGTCAAATACGTAGCCAGCCCCATGACCTCGCGGGTCAACAACTGCGCCACCTTTGAAAGGGAGACCTGGGAAAGGATCCCCGCGAAAGATCGTGAAGCGATCGTCGGCTATCACTACAGCAACTTTCTGCATGGCAAGAGTATGCTCACGTTGGAGCAGCTGCGCAAAAACGGCAACAGGGTGATGCCGCTGGATGAGATCGTCGAATATCTGAAAAGCTACAGCGCTGACGTCATCACGGTCCTGCCATGCGACTGCCGCTCAAAATTCGGCTCCTGCGGACACAGCAGGAACGTATGCATCAGCATCAGCACCGCCCTCAACACTCCTTACGACAGAGGATTGGGAACGCCCGTCTCCACAGATGAAGCCGTCGAGATATTGAAAAAAGCCGAGAAGGAGGGGCTCGTCCACTCGGCGGAAGCAGGCGCGATCTGCAACTGCTGCGCCTGTTGCTGTTACCCGACGAGGGCGTCGCTGGATCTCGGACTGAAGGGAAAATGGCCCGTCGTCAGTTACGTGGTCGAGATGGACGAGGAGAAATGCGTAAACTGCGGGTTGTGCGTAAAGCGCTGCCATTTCGGCGTCTTTGCCAGGGACGCCGGCAAAATAACGATGGACGCCGATAAATGTTGGGGCTGCGGCCTCTGTGTTTCCACTTGTCCGAAAAAGGCGCTGTCGCTGCGGAAACTTGCCGCAGAAGAAGAAAACTGA
- a CDS encoding AAA family ATPase, producing the protein MRITVIISDYSTIQYGNDEVSFITRRARALFFYMVIKKTASRDVLTDMFWPGVPPESGRKSLRTTLHYIRKAFNGESVFESRRDVLALGGDLEIETRYEGGDMFKDLFIEGCPEFNSFLYDYKSGFELANYDGLKQKFNQKIAGCGEKEAVVMFQALKERDPYDESLYAALMNYYNAHGRYRKSACAYKEIAGLLRDELSVEPGAELTALYKNTLARLSKKADGARNSWVPRGAELERLKLSFKNFLEGREFSSFIISAPMGTGKSALLSRFLSETGGECLVIRVTCYEAEKDSPYRVLNQIACEVIDRIQKDKQPLADKTCSSLQFLMKYFSFENQGRAVDRIDALDPLSYRHFVENNRQLFATALERYKIVLCIDDVQYMDAVSMDFLRGSIESYSGGSLFFLFAISTEHSADFSKIHYGLMKNRRVEVIRLENFSKAEIEAVIRSRCPEIRCGAETIFAETNGNPLLLFEYLNSAGQDRELYASTLSVLLNNKMRNLKAEQRQVLTLASFFIRRINHAVIAGLLRKSAAEIPEILDVLVTCGFIEEYIDGDDICFRFQCESFRKCIYDKQSALARESTHNMIAQYMETVCDGSEGDGDEILYHYQQAGNRAMYLKHQIRKLSSLINLDVEFPEFISDVSAGYIDEIEKEISIGNVPNDVKYEFYLMKGSFEIKTCDYAAGIRNIKRILEYDSDAARQIKAHKQMVYYAYQLRRPKTMYPGITAALSLIKNYGLEEERADVLKLFAMYSILAGELENASSLLEQSYNLFRSRKLCDHTLYNIACILNYQASVEKYQANYPATLKYYVKAISICEENGVMNGLSVFYTNMGQVLYKLGRQERSKEYFLKSENLYHSIHTNWSRALTESYLALILFNEGNYRESAAYLSQSLALADKLKNVYESTYNYCVARIIRRELPRSAEAARYYEKVLERDFDYYDQKAEAGFRIMNINDPALRLL; encoded by the coding sequence ATGAGGATAACCGTAATAATTTCCGATTATTCCACGATACAGTACGGTAACGATGAAGTTTCCTTCATCACCAGAAGGGCGAGGGCGCTCTTTTTTTATATGGTCATCAAAAAAACGGCCTCCAGAGACGTTCTGACGGATATGTTCTGGCCGGGCGTGCCGCCGGAGAGCGGACGAAAAAGCCTGCGCACGACACTGCACTATATCCGCAAAGCTTTTAACGGCGAAAGTGTATTTGAAAGCCGCCGGGACGTTCTCGCGCTTGGCGGCGATTTGGAGATAGAGACGCGCTATGAGGGCGGGGATATGTTCAAGGATCTCTTTATCGAGGGCTGCCCGGAATTCAACAGCTTCCTTTACGATTACAAGAGCGGTTTTGAATTGGCGAATTACGATGGGCTGAAGCAGAAATTTAATCAGAAGATCGCCGGCTGCGGCGAAAAAGAGGCCGTCGTCATGTTCCAGGCGCTCAAGGAGCGCGATCCTTACGACGAATCGCTCTACGCGGCGCTGATGAACTATTACAACGCGCACGGGCGCTACCGAAAGTCCGCGTGCGCCTATAAAGAGATCGCCGGCCTTCTGCGGGACGAGCTCTCGGTCGAACCGGGCGCGGAACTGACGGCGCTTTATAAAAACACGCTTGCGCGGCTGTCGAAAAAAGCGGACGGCGCGCGAAACTCATGGGTCCCGAGAGGCGCGGAACTGGAACGGCTGAAACTCTCTTTCAAGAACTTCCTGGAAGGAAGGGAGTTCAGCAGCTTTATCATCAGCGCGCCGATGGGCACGGGTAAAAGCGCGCTCCTCTCCCGCTTTCTCAGCGAGACCGGCGGCGAATGCCTCGTCATCCGCGTCACCTGTTACGAAGCGGAAAAGGATTCCCCCTACCGCGTGCTCAACCAGATCGCCTGCGAGGTCATCGACAGGATCCAAAAGGATAAGCAGCCGCTCGCGGACAAGACCTGTAGCTCTCTGCAATTCCTGATGAAATATTTCTCTTTTGAAAACCAGGGGAGGGCCGTCGACCGGATAGACGCCCTCGACCCGCTCTCCTACCGTCATTTTGTGGAAAACAACCGCCAACTCTTCGCAACCGCGCTGGAGCGTTATAAGATCGTTCTCTGCATAGACGACGTCCAGTACATGGACGCTGTGAGCATGGATTTTTTGCGCGGCAGCATCGAATCCTATTCCGGCGGCAGCCTGTTTTTCCTCTTCGCCATCTCCACGGAGCACAGCGCCGATTTCTCAAAGATCCACTACGGCCTCATGAAAAACCGGCGCGTGGAGGTCATTCGACTGGAAAATTTCAGCAAAGCGGAGATCGAGGCCGTCATCAGGAGCCGCTGTCCGGAAATCCGCTGCGGGGCCGAAACGATATTTGCCGAGACCAACGGGAATCCGCTGCTGCTCTTCGAGTACCTTAATTCCGCCGGTCAGGACCGCGAATTATACGCCTCTACTCTCTCCGTGCTGCTCAATAACAAGATGCGGAACCTCAAGGCCGAGCAGCGTCAGGTGCTCACCCTGGCGTCGTTCTTCATCCGCCGCATCAACCACGCCGTGATCGCCGGGCTGCTGCGGAAAAGCGCGGCCGAAATCCCCGAGATACTGGACGTCCTCGTCACGTGCGGCTTTATTGAGGAATATATTGACGGGGACGACATCTGTTTCCGCTTCCAGTGCGAAAGCTTCCGCAAATGCATCTACGATAAACAGAGCGCTTTGGCGCGCGAAAGCACCCACAACATGATCGCCCAATACATGGAGACCGTATGCGACGGTTCCGAGGGCGACGGAGACGAGATACTCTATCACTACCAGCAGGCCGGCAACCGCGCCATGTATTTGAAGCATCAGATACGCAAGCTCAGCTCTCTAATCAACCTTGACGTGGAATTTCCCGAATTCATCAGCGACGTCTCCGCCGGCTATATCGACGAGATAGAAAAAGAAATCTCCATAGGCAATGTGCCGAACGACGTGAAGTATGAATTTTATCTCATGAAAGGAAGCTTTGAGATCAAGACCTGCGATTACGCCGCCGGCATACGAAATATAAAGCGCATCTTGGAATATGACAGCGACGCGGCGCGGCAGATCAAGGCCCATAAGCAGATGGTCTACTACGCCTATCAGCTCAGGCGGCCGAAGACTATGTACCCCGGCATAACCGCGGCGCTGAGCCTTATAAAAAATTACGGACTCGAAGAGGAACGCGCCGACGTCCTCAAACTTTTCGCCATGTACAGCATTTTAGCAGGCGAGCTTGAAAACGCCTCCAGCCTTCTCGAACAGAGCTATAACCTCTTCCGCTCGCGAAAGCTATGCGACCACACGCTTTACAACATCGCCTGCATCCTCAACTATCAGGCCTCCGTCGAAAAGTATCAGGCCAACTACCCCGCTACCCTGAAATATTATGTGAAGGCGATCTCCATATGTGAGGAAAACGGCGTCATGAACGGCCTCTCCGTCTTCTACACCAATATGGGGCAGGTGCTCTATAAGCTTGGCCGGCAGGAGCGGTCCAAAGAATATTTCCTGAAATCCGAAAACCTCTACCACAGCATACATACAAACTGGAGCCGCGCCCTGACGGAGTCTTATCTGGCGCTTATTCTCTTCAATGAGGGAAATTACCGCGAAAGCGCCGCATATCTCTCACAGTCTCTGGCACTGGCGGACAAACTGAAAAACGTCTATGAGAGCACCTACAATTATTGTGTCGCGAGGATCATCAGGCGGGAGCTTCCGCGCAGCGCAGAGGCCGCCCGCTACTATGAAAAGGTGCTTGAGCGGGATTTTGATTATTACGATCAGAAGGCGGAGGCGGGATTCAGGATAATGAATATCAACGACCCGGCGCTGCGCCTGCTGTAA
- a CDS encoding class I SAM-dependent methyltransferase, protein MELEKMSEFFDRRLDGYEEHQLNCINAAREFYPYTASLLPTDGGCRVLDLGCGTGLELEAFFAANPSARVTGVDLAPGMLKALKDKFPGKNLDLINASYFDIDFGTAVYDAAVSVESLHHFTFERKRGLYRKIHTALKANGYFILTDYFSQNDDAERASFAELKRLKKEQNIADDAFYHYDTPLTVQHELDALSQGGFTKAEVLQSWQATAAIKAYK, encoded by the coding sequence ATGGAACTTGAAAAAATGAGTGAGTTTTTCGACCGCCGCTTGGACGGCTACGAAGAACACCAACTGAACTGCATAAACGCGGCAAGGGAGTTTTATCCGTACACGGCGTCGCTGCTGCCGACAGACGGCGGCTGCCGCGTGCTCGACCTGGGCTGCGGAACGGGACTGGAGCTTGAAGCGTTTTTCGCCGCGAACCCCTCCGCGCGAGTGACTGGCGTCGACCTTGCGCCGGGAATGTTAAAGGCGCTGAAAGATAAATTTCCCGGCAAAAATCTTGATCTGATCAACGCGTCGTATTTCGATATCGATTTTGGAACCGCCGTATACGACGCCGCCGTATCCGTCGAATCTCTGCATCATTTCACCTTTGAACGCAAACGCGGTTTATATCGAAAGATTCACACTGCCCTGAAAGCGAACGGCTATTTCATACTGACGGACTATTTCTCCCAAAACGACGACGCCGAGAGAGCGTCGTTCGCCGAGCTTAAGCGGCTGAAAAAGGAACAGAATATCGCGGACGACGCCTTTTATCATTACGACACTCCGCTGACTGTCCAACACGAACTCGACGCGCTGTCGCAGGGCGGCTTTACAAAAGCGGAAGTCCTGCAAAGCTGGCAGGCGACCGCGGCCATAAAAGCATACAAGTAA
- a CDS encoding glutaredoxin codes for MKITMYGTKNCPDVRAALEEAAQKKIELDFRNFDEDITALKEFIRLRDASPKFDGVKKNGGIGIPCFLDAAGEPVFKLDEAAKD; via the coding sequence ATGAAGATAACGATGTACGGAACAAAAAACTGCCCAGACGTGCGCGCGGCGCTTGAAGAGGCGGCGCAAAAGAAGATCGAACTCGATTTCAGAAATTTTGACGAGGACATAACGGCGCTCAAAGAATTCATCCGCCTGCGCGACGCCTCGCCGAAATTCGACGGGGTAAAAAAGAACGGCGGCATCGGTATCCCGTGTTTTCTCGACGCGGCCGGCGAGCCGGTCTTTAAGCTCGACGAAGCCGCAAAAGATTAA
- the queA gene encoding tRNA preQ1(34) S-adenosylmethionine ribosyltransferase-isomerase QueA encodes MERDLTKTAAYDYDLPKELIAQDPAEPRDSSRLLVVHRKDGLTEDRIFRDITEYLRPGDLLVMNDTRVLPARVEGVKINGGAKVEIFFLHPGARRDEWTALVRPGRKLPEGTKVALDAGVEITVGARLEDGLRTVAFADGDDPFTLIHRYGQTPLPHYITDTHAEPERYQTVYAKREKENSVAAPTAGLHFTPGLLRKLTDMGVPHAFVTLQVGLGTFRPVKAENIAEHVMHTEFCEIPPAAAAAINETKEKGGRVVAVGTTVVRTLESFAREYGRIVPGALSTRLFISPGYRFRVIDALITNFHLPMSTLLMLVSAFGGYETMMRVYNEAVEKRYRFFSFGDSMFIE; translated from the coding sequence ATGGAAAGAGACCTTACAAAGACAGCCGCCTACGACTACGACCTCCCTAAAGAGCTCATAGCGCAGGACCCCGCGGAGCCGAGAGATTCGTCACGGCTGCTGGTGGTCCATAGGAAAGACGGACTGACCGAAGACCGGATATTCCGCGACATTACGGAATATCTGCGTCCCGGCGACCTGCTGGTGATGAACGATACCCGCGTCCTGCCGGCGCGCGTCGAGGGCGTAAAAATCAACGGCGGCGCGAAGGTTGAGATATTCTTTCTCCACCCCGGCGCGCGGCGGGACGAATGGACGGCCCTCGTGCGCCCGGGGCGCAAGCTGCCGGAGGGAACGAAAGTCGCGCTTGACGCCGGCGTGGAGATAACGGTCGGCGCGCGGCTCGAAGACGGACTTCGCACGGTCGCCTTCGCGGACGGCGACGACCCGTTCACGCTGATCCACCGCTACGGACAGACGCCGCTGCCGCACTACATTACCGACACCCACGCCGAACCCGAGCGTTATCAAACAGTCTACGCCAAGCGCGAAAAGGAAAACTCCGTCGCCGCGCCCACCGCGGGGCTGCATTTTACGCCAGGGCTGCTGCGAAAACTTACGGATATGGGCGTGCCGCACGCCTTCGTCACGCTGCAGGTCGGTTTGGGCACCTTCCGCCCGGTAAAGGCCGAGAACATCGCGGAACACGTCATGCACACCGAATTCTGCGAAATACCGCCGGCCGCCGCCGCCGCGATAAATGAGACGAAGGAAAAGGGCGGGCGCGTCGTAGCCGTCGGCACGACCGTCGTCCGCACGCTTGAATCTTTCGCGCGCGAATACGGACGAATCGTCCCCGGCGCGCTCAGCACCAGGCTCTTTATAAGCCCAGGCTACCGTTTCCGGGTGATCGACGCGCTGATAACTAACTTCCATCTGCCGATGAGCACCCTGCTGATGCTCGTCTCCGCCTTCGGCGGCTACGAAACGATGATGCGCGTCTACAACGAGGCGGTGGAGAAACGCTACCGGTTCTTCTCATTCGGGGATTCGATGTTTATTGAATAG